The window TCTTATTGGTTAAAAGGTTAACCCCTAGCGATGAGGCAGCCATATCATCTTCTCGCATGGCGACTAAGTTTGCACCTAATTTTGATTTACTGATATAAGTTGTGGTTAATAATACAGCTAGTAGTAACAGCAGAAACAGAATGAGGGAAGGCTTATATTCTTTAAAAATCATATTAACAAAACTTGGTTCGTAAGGTATACTTATACCCACTGAACCACCAGTCAACCCATCAAGCTTAATGGCAAGCACTTGAAAAATAGTTACCAAAGCGATAGTTGAAAGTGAAAAAAAGAACGATTTTAACCGTAAGGCTAATAACCCAACAAAAAATGCTAGTATCATGGCAACGATTGTGCCAGCAAACATACCAATCCATGGTGAAATACCTAATCTCACAAACAGTATGGTGGATGTGTATTGCCCAACCCCCATAAAAACCACATGTCCTAAGGATAATTGCCCAGCATAACCGCACATAATATTCCATGCACCTGCAATGACACAAAAGTATATGGTGGTGATGAAAATATCTAATAGATACTTATTATCAATAAAAAGTCCTAATGCCAATACAGCTATTAAACCAAAAACCAACACATAATCTTTTTGTTTACGCTTAATGAATTCTCTCATAGTCTCTTCACCTTCCTTATTGAAAATTTGTGAAATAGACCCTGAGGTGAAACAACCAATACGATAATGAATATGACAAAATACACCAATTGTCTAAGGTCTGCACCCAAGTAAAATCCTGTTAACGTTTCGCTTATACCTATTATCAATGCAGCAATTAATGCCCCTTGAAGGTGTCCTAATCCACCCAAGATAACGGTTATCCAAGCCAATAGATTATAGCCAGAACCAACTGTTGGATATGTGGGATACATGGTCATCAATAATGCTCCTGAAAAAGCGGCCATCACTGTTCCAAGGCAAAATACCATGAGATCAATTTTGGGTACATTGATGCCCATGAGTTTACTGGCATTCCTATCTTCTCCAACAGCTCTCATGGCTCTTCCAAGCCTTGTGTTCTTAATAAAAATTAAAAAGCCAACGGTAGTAAGAATGGCTAACCCAAATGTAATCAGTTGAGCCCCAGAAACAAAAACTGTACCTACTTTGATGCTATTCGAAAACTCCGAAGGAATAGCTTTAAAATCGGATTTAAAAATTAAGAGAATCACATTTTGTAAGATCATAGATAGCCCAAGTGTTAACAAGATTTGATTAACGGGACTTTTACCAATGGCACGTTTAGCGATGGTAAATATGACTACACCAAAGACAGCTCCACCGACCAAGACTAAAGGCCAAGAAATATAAGGGTTTAATTTAAATGATGCATAGAACAAGTAGGTTAAATACATACCGATCATCACAAAATCACCATGGGCAAAGTTAATAAACTTTGACACACCTAACATTAACGATAAACCAATACTTAATAATGCATATATCCCACCTAACAATATGCCTGATACAATCAATTGTATTAGCATGATATTTCCTCCTATTGTATTGCTAAATTATGTCAAGATACCCTATTAATACCTCACCAGCCATATGGCTGGTGAGTGTTTCATCAATAAGCACTATCGCTCTGACCACTTTGGACGAGGAATCATAATCGCTTCTTTTGATGCCATAGCTTCTGGATAAATTGTTTCTAATTGACCATTCTGCCACTGCATAGCAACCAATGATGCTCGCATGTTTTGTCCAAATGAATCAAACTTAATACCTGCACCTGTAGGTAATGAACCTTCTGGAAGGTCAATTGCATGTGCAGCATCAATCATAGCTTGGTAATCATCAACCCCACCAGCAACTTCAATTACGTTATAGGCAAGTACCCAAGCTGATTGGAAAGTTAAATAGCCTATTACTGGAGGTTCATAACCTCTTTCTTGTTCAAATCTTTTTTCAAATTCTTTTACCGCTTCCGCAAGTTCAGGAGAAAGACTGTCATACACAGGTTTTTTAGATGGATCAATATCAATTATGCCTTCTGCATTTTCACCTAACGCATCATAATAAGCAGGTAAACCATAGCCTGATCCAATACCAATGTATAGTTTAGGATTAAAGTCCAATATTTTTGATTGCTTTGTAATGTCAATACCATCATTGATATAAGATGTAGCAATAACAACGTCTGGTTCAGCTGCTTTCATTTGTAATACGATGGGTGATGTATCCGTTGATTTGCTGTCGTATAATTCATTAAGGACGATTTGCATACCTGTTTCTTCCGCGTATTTTTCCACACCTCTTGCAACTGACTGACCAAAATCACCATTTTCACATATGATAGCCACTTTCATATCTTTAACATCCATACCAATGTCATCTGCAAATGTTCCTGCTATTTTAGCTGCTTGTGCACCAAAACCACTACCATTAACATGAGTTCTAAAGACACCTTTGTAGCCTTTAGATGTTAATTTATCTGTAACAGATATGGACTCCCAATAAAGGACATCATTTCGATTGGTGACATTCCCCGCAACTTCAGCCATTGCACTACCGTATATGCCCGTAATCACTTTTACTCCTTCATTCTGAATCAGCCTGTTCACTTCATTTTGTGCCGCAGTTTGGTCTGGAACATCTGCTGCAACGATTTCAATTTGTCTACCATTGATACCTCCACGTTCATTTATCAAGTCAAAAGCTATTTTTGATCCGAGGTAACTATCTTCACCGGAAACGGCTAAATTACCACTTCTAGGTTGAATAACACCAATTTTAATAGGGGTATCAGTATTTTCTTTATCTGTACTACCACTTGTTGTCTCTTTACCAGCGTTTCCACAGCCACTTAAAATCATAGATAACACTAAGATAATACTGATCCTTTTTGATAATTTTTTCATCCTTCTTCCTCCTCGATTTTAATTTAATTTAGTTTTGACTATTAATAAATCCCCTTTATTAGGCGATTCTCAATACACCATAAGTCCCTAAACACCTAAATATGCTTTTCTAAGGTCATCATTATGTAATAATGCTTGACCCGTACCCTCCATAACGATTTCGCCACTTTCAATTACATAACCTTTTTTAGCCAGTGACAGTGCCTTATTCACATTTTGCTCCACTAAAAATATGGTGACTCCTTTTGCATTAATTTCTCTTATGATTTCAAACATCTGCTGTACGATAATAGGTGCTAAACCTAATGACGGTTCATCTAAAATAAGCAGTTCTGGGTTGGCCATGATAGCCCGTCCAATGGCACACATCTGCTGTTCCCCTCCTGATAAAGACCCTGCAAGCTGATACCTTCTTTCATATAATCTGGGAAACATGTGATAAGCCTTCTCAAGATTCTCATCCATATTGTGTTGTGCCCTATGTGCATAAGCACCTAATAATAAATTTTCAAGAACTGTCATTCCCGGGAATAATCGCCTGCCTTCTGGACATTGGATCAAGCCCATCTCAATCCTTTTCTCAGGTGTTATGTCTGTGATATCTTGACCTAAGAACTCAACTTTGCCTCTCCATGATTTGTTAATGCCTGAAATGATGTTAAGCAAAGTTGTCTTTCCTGCTGCATTTGAACCAACCATACTCACAATGTCGCCTTTTTCAATATGTAACGTGATACCAAATAATACTTGACTTTCACCATAACCTGCTTCTAGGCTGCTAATTTTCAACATGATAGTCATCTCCTAAATATGCCCTAATTACCTCCGTATCATTAACCACTGCTTCAGGCTCACCATGAGCTATCATAGCACCGTTGTTCAGCACGACCACATCTTCTGATAGCTTCATGATGCATTTCATCTTGTGTTCAATGAGTAACACAGTGATTCCTGTCTGATTAATCTTAATAATCGTTTCAACAATTTCTTCTGTTTCTTGGGGATTAAGTCCTCCCATAACTTCATCCAACAAAACAATCTCCGGTTCAGTAGAAATGATACGTGCTATTTCAAGTTTCTTTTTAATGGCTAGAGGCAGATGCTGTGGTTGGATGTCTTTGTATTTTAATAATCCAAGCATCTTCATGGATTGAATGGCCTTTTTTTCTGCATCTACACGATTACTATACTTCTGAAACGCGCCCACCACCACATTTTCTAATGCTGTAATGTTATTAAAGGGTTTAACAATCTGAAACGTCCTAACCAATCCAAGTTTTGCAATAGCATGGCTCTTCATCTTCGTGATGTCAATACCATTGAATTCTATCCACCCAGCAGTTAGTGGATAAACACCTGAAACAAGGTTAAATAATGTGGTCTTGCCTGATCCATTTGGACCAATTAATCCAACAATTGAACCTTGCTTAATATGAAAGCCTACATCATCAACTGCCGTAAGTCCCCCAAATTTCTTTGTCACACCTCTTAAATTGAGCAAATATTTCACACTCCTTACTTTTCTTAAGATTTCAAGGATTCATTCTCAAAAATCTTTTTAGCCATTGATTCATGCCAAGTCGTTGAAAAAAAGCGTAAAAAAATACACTGGTTAAGAAACCAATTACATGAAAAAACCTATAAAACTGTCATACCAAAAAAACACAACTTAGTTGGTTTGAAAAATTGAATACTGTAATCTTTCGTATAAATTAATAATAACTTTTGAACCCCCCTTTATTTCAATTGGCAATATTATACAAATTATATGCATTATATTATCATTTATTGTCGATTTATTATAATTAAAGTATACATCAATCCATATTATATTGTCAACACTTTTTTAGTTTTGCATCAAACTTTTTTTTTTGCTACACCTTGACATGGTGATGTATACTCTATATAATTAGTTTTGTATCAAACTTTTTTAATGAGGAGTGGAAAATATGAAACAAGATAAATTTAAAGCCATGCAAATAAAAGAACATGAAAACAATACGTTTACACGTTCCATTGTTTATCGTTCAGTTAAAGATCTTCCTGATGGCGACGTATTAATTCAGGTTAAATATTCTTCTCTAAACTACAAAGATGCACTTTCAGCCACTGGAAATAAAGGCGTGACGAAAATATATCCTCATACACCTGGCATTGATGCATCAGGTATAGTTGTTGAAAGTAAAACGCCAGCATTTAAACACGGTGATGAAGTGCTCGTTACAGGTTATGACTTAGGTATGAATACTCCTGGAGGCTATGGCCAATACATTAGGGTACCTGCTGACTGGGTAGTCTTGCTACCTCCTAATCTTTCTTTAAAAGAAAGTCAAATCTATGGTACAGCAGGTTTTACAGCAGGTCTTTCGGTTAATAAAATCATTGAATCTGGCATTGAACCAGAAGATGGGGAACTATTAGTGACTGGTGCTACGGGAGGTGTAGGAAGTATTGCTGTACGTATTCTTTCTAAACTAGGCTATCACGTTATTGCATCAACTGGAAAATCCCAGCAAAAAGTAACATTATTGGACATGGGAGCTAAAGATATTATTTTACGTGAAGCGATAGATGATGCTTCTGGAAAAGCTCTCTTAAAAGCTAGATGGGCAGGTGTTATTGATGTGGTAGGTGGCAATACCCTTGCAACAGCCATAAAATCTACTCAATATGGTGGAAGTGTCACATGCTGCGGCAATATTGCATCCCATAAATTTACCACTTCAGTCTACCCCTTTATCTTAAGAGGTGTATCGCTATTTGGTATTGATTCAGGTATTTGCCCAATGCCCCTAAGACGTAAAATCTGGAACCTATTGGCTAATGAATGGAAACCCAATAATTTGGATATTGATACTGAAGTCATTGCTTTAGAAGAATTGGATATAAAAATAGATAGGATTCTACAAGGCAAAAATAAAGGCCGTACACTTGTCGACATGCAAATGTAGTGCCTTTTATGTGCTTATATTAAATGGGATAGCTCCATACCAAGCTATCCCATCCTGTTTCATGGTATTTTATTCATTTACACCTTTTCAAGTGGCTTTTACGTCCACATCAAAATTATTATTTAATCGTTTCAAGTATTTAAGAAATATTTCTTTGTCTTCTTCTGTAAATCCTTCGTAGGCAGTTGAAATAACTTCATCGGAAATGGCTCTAAACTTGGATTCAATTTCTTTTCCCTTATTGGTGAGGACTAAATACGTTGTTCGTTTATCTTCTTGTGATTTTTCTTTTTCAACATACCCAAGCTTGACTAACTTATTCACTAACGGTGTCACCGTTGATTTATCTCTTCCAATACGTTTTGCAATTTCCTTCATGGTTAATTTTTTATGATGATCGTACAAATTTGTAAGGATATTTCCATGAGATGGTATTAAATCAAACAATTCATTTTCTATTAACTGGCTTTCAATATACTTGGTCATCTTTTTCTTTGTACTACTGATAAAGTAAACAATATATCGATCGTTCATATACATTCCCCAATTTCTATATTATCTTTTTCTAATACATATTCTAAACTGAGCGTACATATATGTCAATGACTATAACCGAATTAGTTTGATAAAAAAGTGAATGAGTATTGCATCACCATTAAATAAATAAATTGTGGTTAGCGGTATCCGTTTCGCCTAGATATGCCGCCACACCACCTAGTTCAATACCATCAATTAATTCTTCTTCTTTAATACCCATGACATCCATGGACATGGTGCATGCTACTATCTTAACGCCGTTTTTCATAGCTGATCCAATTAAGTCATCAAGGGAATTAACATTTTTATCTTTCATGACTTTTTTCATCATGGCCGTTCCCATACCACCCATGTTCATTTTAGAAAGTTGCAATTTATTCACACCTTTAGGCATCATAAAACCAAACATTTTTTCAATAAAGGATTTATTCACATTTACTTTTTCAGCTCGTCTAAGAATGTTAAGTCCCCAGAATGTGAAAAACATGGTGACGTCTTTTCCCATTGCAGCAGCACCGTTAGCAATGATAAATGAAGCTAATGCTTTATCCATATCCCCTGAGAATACGACCATGGTACTTTTATCTGAATGGTTCACCTCTTGCTTTTTAGCTTTACCCGAACCTTTTTTAATCCAGACAACAAATTCCTTGGCTCTTTTTTCTGTTCGCATAAACACGTTACCTGTTTTTTCACACCAAGCCCTTACATCTACTGGAAATCCTGGGTCTGTAGCAGATATTTCGAGAATATCGCCCTCATTCACTTCCTTCATCTTTTCACTCACTTGAAGAATAGGTCCTGGGCACTGTAGACCACAAGCATTAAGGCGAATGGTTATCTCATCGGATTCAGCTGCATTTATCAATGGGATATCTTGTTTTTTTTTATCACTATAATCGCACTCTATAGGATTTACTTCTTTTGTGAAATCTTTTATAACACATTTATAGAAATTATAACCACCTATCAAGTTCTTCACTTTATAACCGTGCTGATTCAGCAATCTAGCAGCTATATATCCCCGAATACCTACAGCACAATAGATAAGGATCTCTTTTTCTTTATCCAATTCATGCATACGTTGTCTTAAATCATTGACAGGTATATGCTTAGCACCTTCAATGTAACCAAGGTCCAGTTCAATTTTGTCTCTCACATCAAGAAGGATACTTTTATCTTGATCTGCTTGCTCAATCTCTGACCAGATAATAGGCTCCATATCACCTCTTAATATATTTTCAGCCGTAAACCCAGCCATGTTAACAGGATCTTTTGCTGAGGAAAATGGTGGTGCATAAGCTAATTCTAGTTCTTTTAAATCATGAATTGTACCACCCATTCGCATGAGTGTAGCGATGACATCAATACGCTTATCTACACCATCATAACCTACAATACCTGCTCCAAGAACCTTACCTTCTAAGTCAAACATGAGCTTTATGGTCATAGGTATTGCTCCAGGATAATAGCCTGCATGGGATTTAGGTTGTACCACAGTCATCATATAGTCTTTTCCATATACTTTTCCAAGACGGTTTAAGTTTTTCTCATTATTACCTGTTGCTGCTACGGACAGGTCAAAGACTTTTGCGATTGATGTACCTTGGGTACCTTTATAGGCTTCTTGACGACCTACAATGTTATTGGCCACAATACGTCCTTGTTTATTGGCTGGTCCAGCCAAAGGAATCATGGTTTTTTCACCGTTAACGTAATCCACAACTTCAATGGCATCACCTAGTGCGTAGATGTGTTCATCACTTGTTCTAAGGTATTCATTCACCACAATACCCCCACGCTTATTGGTTTCAAGACCTGCCTCTTTTGCTAATTCACCATTTGGTCTTATACCAATGGATAGAATAACCATATCCGATTGAAGCATGGTACCGTCTTGCAGCTTCACGTAAGTGCTGCCATTTTCTTCTTCAAAAGATTCCACGCCATTCTCTAAATACAGGTGAACCCCTTTTGAAGCAATATGCCCATGTATAAGTTGAGACATATCATAGTCCACTGGTGCCATGACCTGATTAGCCATCTCAACAAGATTTACCTGATAGCCCAAGTCATATAGGTTCTCTGCCATTTCGATACCAATAAAGCCACCACCGATAACCGTTGCCGTTTTTATATCCTGGTTATCCACATAAGCTTTTATGGCATCTGTATCGGGTATATTCCATAAAGAGAAAATATTGTCTTTTTCAATACCTGGAATGGGAGGTTTAATAGGAGTAGAACCAGGTGATAACACTAATGTATCATAATGCTCTTTATAGGTTTCTCCTGTTTTTAAATCTTTTACCTCCAAGTATTTATCCTCTTTATGGATGGCTACCACTTCATTTTCAACCCTTACATCAATATTGAACCTTTCTTTCATAGCTTCTGGTGTTTGTAACAGCAATGCTTTTCTTTCTTCAATTGTTCCACCTATATAATAGGGTAATCCACAGTTAGCAAAAGAGATGTATTTACCTCTCTCAAACATTATGATGTCTATGGTTTCATCCATTCTTCTAAGTCGAGCAGCCGTACTAGCCCCACCAGCTACACCGCCCACAATCAATACTTTTTTTGCCATTTTAATGCCCTCTCTTTCCTCTACATTGTTTTTATTTTAACAAACAGCTATATTGCTTTATTATTATATTTATATATTACGTTTTTATAATCTTTTTGTCAATACTTTTGCACAAAATTTTATTATTTTAGGGCAAAAATTTTTCCCTTTGTTTATGAAAGTTTTATTGCATAAAGTTAAAATATACTTTAATATAATATTAAGTTGTTTGATCCATAAAATGATAAACAACTGTATTTGAATTGGTTCGTGGTAAGACAAAATGTGTATTATCTTCCTAAGTGATCGTTAAGGGGTAAGCAGTTACATATGCATGTAGAACTTGGGTAAGATAACAGAAAGCGTGAGGTGAGTTATGCAAAACAATCATAAACCATTTGATCCCTACAAATATATACCTTTTCTTATTATTGTTTTTTTAATTGCAAAATTCATATTTAAGACAGGCAACCTAACATGGTTTTTATCGTCTTTTAAATCCTTGATTTTTGCATCCATCATTATTTATTTATTAAGCCCCGTTGTTAGGCTAATCAAAACCAAATTAAAATTTCGTCACACCATTAGTGTTTTGCTGACCTATTTTATAGTGTTTGCTTTTATCGCACTCTTTATTATGTTAATTGCTCCAACCATTACGGATAGTGTCAATGCACTCATTAATAATTTCCCAAGTACAGAAGAAATGATGGCCTACGTGAACAATTCCTTTTTACAAGAATTTGTCAGTGCGGATACCATCGACAATCTCATTGAAACCATTGATCAATCCGTCGTCAAGTTTTCTAGTAATATATTAAGCTTTTCATCGTCTGTTATTTCATCCATTACTGGTTTTATCAGTAACTTGGCTTTACTGATTTTATCCTTATTTATGGCTTTCTATGCGTTACGAGATTCAGAAGAAATACCACCTAAGCTAAAAAGACTCGTACGGGCTTTCTTACCAAAGAAATATGCCGATTGGACCATAAGAGTCGGCAGACTAACGGATAAAGCTCTCAAGCAATTCTTAATTGGTAAGATGTACACCTGTATCATTCTTGGTTTATTAGTTAGTATTGCTATATATGTGGTCAATATGTTATCGCCTCTGCATATTCCATATGCGCCACTTATGGGGCTTATCATAGGTCTTACCAATATTATTCCTTATATTGGACCTTTTATTGGTACGATACCTTGTCTATTCTTTGCTTTATTCTCAGGTGTCTGGGAAGCTGTAGCACTATTGATTGTTGTCATTGTGATGCAGCAAATTGACAATATTATTGTTAGTCCAAAAATCATCGGCAATACGGTTGGTTTAAAACCCTTCTGGGTTGTTGCTTCCGTAACCATTGGTGGTAGTTTCTTTGGTGCTATGGGTATGATTCTGGCTGTTCCTATAGCTTCTGTTATTATCATTTTGGTAGAAGAACGTGTTGCAAGAGTAACCCCCTAAGTCATGTCAAAGGGCTGCTGTACCAAAGCATTATTATATGCTTTGGTACAGCAGCCCTTTTTTTATCTTATCTCCCATGTATTAAGTTAACCACAAGTGCAGCACGATTTCTCGAATACCTTCTTGCTTAAGACGTTGAACAGATTCTTTGTACGCATGTTGATTTTTTTCAAAGTCAATGCGGTCTGAACTTTCAACCTTTGTGCATATACCATCCTTTTGTTTTTCTTTATCGGTACATTTTTTTAATTGGCTAATCTCTTTATACATGCTACCCCCTCCATTCTTACCTAGTATGATACTTTACTACCTACCAATATCTTTAGCATGGAGTTTTCTATACGTTTAACTTACACATATGCACTGTTGCGATCATCATTGCTACTTGCTTAGATTGTGTTAGCTACATTTGTAGTCTAATGTAATTAAACAAATTATAGCATACTTTTGTATCGATGTATACCTTAAAAAAATGTACTGATAAGTATACAATCTCATAAAAATTAATGACTTTCCTTTTATCCATGCATAAAAAAAGAAATATAAGACAAAAAATATATAATATAAAGCAGAACATGACTTTTGTGTAAAATTCCGAATTTTACTTTTGATTATGGATTCTGCATAGGAGGTTGCATGATGTCACGAAAAATATGTATTGTCACTATATTACTTTGCCTTGTAACACTCAGTGGTTGTGCCCAGTCCTCTCAACCAGCCCCTGATAAGGACATGAAAAATGATCCTTCATCTTTATCTTTTGATTATGATTTTGAAGAAAATATGCATGGATGGACAAGCGGATTCTCAGGCATTAGTGAGCACTATTTGTCTAAAGGTTATGACATGAATTTTACCCACGGTGATTATACCTACATGGATACAACCAATAAAGGGATCTATCTTGCAGGAAACAATCTTGAAAGTGATTTGTTTATGTACACCATGAAAAAATTTGGTAAACCCGATGGTTTAAGCCCTTTAACAGCCTATGCTGTTCACCTGCGTTTTGACGCCATATCAACCATGCCAACCCATATTGATGATGACCCAGAAAAGCAGATTTATGTCAAAGCAGGTGTTGTTAACGTTCTACCTGAGCCAGAACTTACTGTGGAAAATAATGAAAACTTTTATCGGGTGAATCTGGATAAAGGAGAACCCTCAGCAGATGGCAATGACCTATCAACACTAGGAAGTGTAGCAATTGGTTCAAGTCATGAACAAATCTATGGACAAAAAGCTTTTGAAAAAACATTTTATGTAAGTACCAATAATCTTAGTGAACTCTGGGTTGTTATTGGTACGGACACATCTCGAGAAGGGTCCAGCTCCATTTATATTGATAATGTTCAGGTATCCATTACAAAAGAATAGATTACACATGAAAAAGACTATCTCCCACATTGTTTCTTACATGAGTGATAGTCTTTTTATTTACTTTTTATGCCTTATCGAATGCGGACAGGAAATCCAACTTTTTTCTGCACTTTTCGAAGTGTTTTTGTTGCTAGATAATTAGCTGTCTCACCATTTTTCTTAATGATACCATCAATATAATCTTTATTTTTCTGCAAATCCTTGAATGTTTCTTGTATGGGTCTAAGTTCTTCTACAACAGCTTCCCCCACAATCGACTTTAACTCACCGTAACCTTTTCCATTAAAACGTTCTATGGAGGTCTCAATGGACTCACCAGTTGTACATGAATAAATATCAATGAGGTTTTTCACACCCGGTTTATCATCGGAATAAGTGACTTCACGGTCTGAGTCTGTAACAGCACGTTTAATTTTATTCAATATCACATTGGGTTCATCTAATAAGGAAATGAAGCCATTAGGATTTTCATCGGATTTGGACATCTTCTTGGTGGGCTCTTGTAAGCTCATAATCTTTGCACCTATTTTTGCGATATATGGATCAGGCACTGTTAGAACGTCACCGTAAACATTGTTAAATCGGGTAGCAATCTCCCGGGCTAACTCAAGATGTTGTTTTTGATCGTGGCCCACAGGTACTAAATCTGATTGGTATAATAAAATGTCAGCAGCCATTAATATGGGATACGTATAGAGTCCTGCATTAATATTAGCTCCTTGTTTTGATGATTTTTCTTTGAATTGGGTCATCCGATTGAGCTCACCCATATAAGTGAAACAACTAAGAATCCAAGCAAGTTCAGCATGTGCTGAAACATGGGATTGATAATACATTATATTTTTCTCTGGATCAAGTCCAGCTGCTATATACATACATAATAAATCTCTAGCTCGTTTTCTAAGTAAAACAGGATCTTGCCTTACTGTGATGGAATGCATATCAACCACGCAGAACAAACAATTATAATCCTCTTGCAGCTTTGTCCAATTTTTAATCGCTCCTAGATAATTACCAATTGTAATAACGCCTGTTGGTTGAACGCCACTAAAAATGACTTTTTTCTTTTCAGCTTGAGCACCCACATATGTCACCCTTTCTTTCCTACTATTGATACCCAGTCTTAACAAGGTATCTTTATTTACGTGTTAGTTTAGCATATAATAAATCTTAATTCAAGATATACCGTTACTTCGTTGTAGTATATCTTCTCCTATAAATGGTTTATCACTTCAGTTATACCCTATTTACTAATCCATCATTATATGTTTTAATTAAGTTATTATATATGGATTTTATAAATGAAAGGACGATGATGATGGAAAAAATACCGAGTTTTACAGTCAATCATCTTGATTTATTAAGAGGCGTTTATGTATCGCGTATCGATGCTATTGGTGAACAAGTCTTAACAACTTACGATGTACGTATGAAACAACCCAATAAAGAACCCGTAATGCAAACCGCAGAAATGCATACCATTGAACACCTTGCAGCGACGTTTCTGAGAAATCATAAAACTTACGCTGATGATGTGATTTATTTTGGACCTATGGGTTGTCGTACAGGCTTTTATGTAATTCTTAAAGGGAAAAGAAGTTCAGAAGAAATTATACCTTTATTAAAAGAAATGTTTGATTTTATCAGCACATATGAAGGTGATGTTCCAGGAGCTTCTGCCAGGGATTGCGGTAATTATTTAGATATGAATCTGCCCATGGCTAGATACGAAGCCCAAAA is drawn from Vallitalea pronyensis and contains these coding sequences:
- a CDS encoding LptM family lipoprotein, which gives rise to MMSRKICIVTILLCLVTLSGCAQSSQPAPDKDMKNDPSSLSFDYDFEENMHGWTSGFSGISEHYLSKGYDMNFTHGDYTYMDTTNKGIYLAGNNLESDLFMYTMKKFGKPDGLSPLTAYAVHLRFDAISTMPTHIDDDPEKQIYVKAGVVNVLPEPELTVENNENFYRVNLDKGEPSADGNDLSTLGSVAIGSSHEQIYGQKAFEKTFYVSTNNLSELWVVIGTDTSREGSSSIYIDNVQVSITKE
- a CDS encoding S-ribosylhomocysteine lyase, giving the protein MEKIPSFTVNHLDLLRGVYVSRIDAIGEQVLTTYDVRMKQPNKEPVMQTAEMHTIEHLAATFLRNHKTYADDVIYFGPMGCRTGFYVILKGKRSSEEIIPLLKEMFDFISTYEGDVPGASARDCGNYLDMNLPMARYEAQKFLEETLKDIEEKNLIYPS
- a CDS encoding DsrE/DsrF/DrsH-like family protein, giving the protein MAKKVLIVGGVAGGASTAARLRRMDETIDIIMFERGKYISFANCGLPYYIGGTIEERKALLLQTPEAMKERFNIDVRVENEVVAIHKEDKYLEVKDLKTGETYKEHYDTLVLSPGSTPIKPPIPGIEKDNIFSLWNIPDTDAIKAYVDNQDIKTATVIGGGFIGIEMAENLYDLGYQVNLVEMANQVMAPVDYDMSQLIHGHIASKGVHLYLENGVESFEEENGSTYVKLQDGTMLQSDMVILSIGIRPNGELAKEAGLETNKRGGIVVNEYLRTSDEHIYALGDAIEVVDYVNGEKTMIPLAGPANKQGRIVANNIVGRQEAYKGTQGTSIAKVFDLSVAATGNNEKNLNRLGKVYGKDYMMTVVQPKSHAGYYPGAIPMTIKLMFDLEGKVLGAGIVGYDGVDKRIDVIATLMRMGGTIHDLKELELAYAPPFSSAKDPVNMAGFTAENILRGDMEPIIWSEIEQADQDKSILLDVRDKIELDLGYIEGAKHIPVNDLRQRMHELDKEKEILIYCAVGIRGYIAARLLNQHGYKVKNLIGGYNFYKCVIKDFTKEVNPIECDYSDKKKQDIPLINAAESDEITIRLNACGLQCPGPILQVSEKMKEVNEGDILEISATDPGFPVDVRAWCEKTGNVFMRTEKRAKEFVVWIKKGSGKAKKQEVNHSDKSTMVVFSGDMDKALASFIIANGAAAMGKDVTMFFTFWGLNILRRAEKVNVNKSFIEKMFGFMMPKGVNKLQLSKMNMGGMGTAMMKKVMKDKNVNSLDDLIGSAMKNGVKIVACTMSMDVMGIKEEELIDGIELGGVAAYLGETDTANHNLFI
- a CDS encoding AI-2E family transporter, encoding MQNNHKPFDPYKYIPFLIIVFLIAKFIFKTGNLTWFLSSFKSLIFASIIIYLLSPVVRLIKTKLKFRHTISVLLTYFIVFAFIALFIMLIAPTITDSVNALINNFPSTEEMMAYVNNSFLQEFVSADTIDNLIETIDQSVVKFSSNILSFSSSVISSITGFISNLALLILSLFMAFYALRDSEEIPPKLKRLVRAFLPKKYADWTIRVGRLTDKALKQFLIGKMYTCIILGLLVSIAIYVVNMLSPLHIPYAPLMGLIIGLTNIIPYIGPFIGTIPCLFFALFSGVWEAVALLIVVIVMQQIDNIIVSPKIIGNTVGLKPFWVVASVTIGGSFFGAMGMILAVPIASVIIILVEERVARVTP
- the trpS gene encoding tryptophan--tRNA ligase; the encoded protein is MTYVGAQAEKKKVIFSGVQPTGVITIGNYLGAIKNWTKLQEDYNCLFCVVDMHSITVRQDPVLLRKRARDLLCMYIAAGLDPEKNIMYYQSHVSAHAELAWILSCFTYMGELNRMTQFKEKSSKQGANINAGLYTYPILMAADILLYQSDLVPVGHDQKQHLELAREIATRFNNVYGDVLTVPDPYIAKIGAKIMSLQEPTKKMSKSDENPNGFISLLDEPNVILNKIKRAVTDSDREVTYSDDKPGVKNLIDIYSCTTGESIETSIERFNGKGYGELKSIVGEAVVEELRPIQETFKDLQKNKDYIDGIIKKNGETANYLATKTLRKVQKKVGFPVRIR